The region GGATGGATATACAACAGAAAGTGGAACATCTTTAGCAATGGAAGCTTTACAATTTGATTATACAGGACGTCCTTCTCATGCAGCAGCGAGCCCAGAGAATGGAATCAACGCTTTAAATGCTGTTATTCAATTATTTAATGGAATTGATGCATTACGCCAACATGTTAAATCAGATGTTCGTATGCATGGGATCATTACAAATGGTGGGGTAGCAGCGAATATTGTACCAGAACATGCCACAGCACAATTTTATATTCGTGCAGCAACGAAAGAATACTTAGCAGTTGTTAAAGAAAAAGTTTTAAACATTGCACAAGGTGCTGCTTTAATAACAGGAACAACAGTAGAGATTAGTAACTATGAATTATCTTATGATGATTTAAAAACGAATCAAGTATTATCAAATGCATTTAATGAAAATTTACGTCAACTTGGAATCACAGATATTCATCCAGCTAAAAAGGAAACTGGATCAGTCGATATCGGAAATATTAGTAACATTTGTCCAACGATTCATCCCTATATTGGAATTGGTGATTGTAAGATTGTTGGACACTCACAACAAATGGTTGATGCAACCGTTACAAGTCTTGCACATGAACGTCTAGTCATTGCAGCATTAGCTTTAGCATATACAGGATATGACGTGTTAAGCGAATCAATTAAATTAAAATAAAATACTTTTATATGCCACCTCATCTCGTTAATAGGATAGGTGGCTTTTTTACAAAAATTACTTAAATATAGGCGAATATAAGCTACTTTTTTAGCCTAATAATAGTATATAATAGAGTTATAATTTAGTATGAAATAACAATAATAGGAGGAGTTATGAAGATTAATTGGGATAAAAAATATACTACCATTGCGATATATGCTTTTATTGTCATTTGTTTCAGTATTGTTTTTGCTAACATTATATCAAAATTAGATGCTTTTACAGGAAAGATGAGCCAAATAATGGCCGTTTTTCAACCATTTATTATTGGTTTTATCATCGCTTACTTAATTAATTTTATCTTGAAATTTTATGAGGATAGAGTCTTTAAGAAGTTTATTAAAGGTTCAAAAAAATCTCTGCGTGGGGTAGCGGTTATATTATCATATTTAACTGCAAGTTTAATTTTTTATGTCTTTATTCAATTCGTGGTTCCACAATTAGTCGAAAGTATTACAGGGTTAGTTAATGACATTCCAAGATATCTATATGATATGAAAGTAATACTCGAACAGACGTTAAATGAGACGGATATTAGTCCAGAATACATGACGTTAATCAATGATAAATTAACAGAAATTACGAACTGGGTGCTCCAATTAGTCACAAATCTTCTACCAATTATCGGTGGAATCGTCATGGCTTTTGCATCGAGTGTATGGAATATTATTTTAGGAATTATCATTTCGGTTTATTTACTGGTTGATAAAGAAAAGTTCTTTGCACTTGGAAAGAAAGTAGTCGTTGCATTATTTAATGATAAACATGCAAATATTATCTTAAATCTTGCTAATCGCACTAATTTGACATTTGGAAAATTTATTGGTGGAAAGATTATTGACTCAGCTATTATTGGGGTTTTAACCTTTATAATCTTAACAATCTTTAAAATGCCATATTCATTATTAATCTCTGTTATTATTGGAATGACGAATATTATTCCATTCTTTGGACCATTTATTGGAGCTATTCCATCAGCGATTATTATTTTATTCATTTCGCCAATTAAGGCAGTATGGTTCGGGGTTATTATCCTTGTGATTCAACAAATTGATGGGAATATTATTGGACCTAAAATTTTGGGTGACTCAATCGGAATTTCAGCTTTCTGGATTTTATTCGCTATCTTAGTTGCAGGGAAACTATTTGGATTAGTTGGAATGATTATTGGAGTTCCAATGTTTGCACTAATTTATTCAATCGTTAAAGATGTCATTGAAATTCGTTTAAGTAAAAAGGGATTACCGACAGACACAACAGAATATTTATAATATAAAAAGGAACTATCTTAAATTAAAGATAGTTCCTTTTTATATTTTTAAAATCAATGAGTAGAAATTTAGAAAGAAAGGGAAACTATTAGCAACGAATAAAATTTGTAAAATAGGAGTTGTCTATCTAAAATGGTTAAAAAAAGTATTCTCTTTCTGTTTATTTTATTCATGACTTTTACAACAATATCAACGACTCATGCAATGAGCAATGATATTGTCAATATTCCAGATCAAAGTTTGAAAATCGCTTTAAATGAAGCATTAGGGAACTCGAGTGAAAGTGATATAACGAAAAAACAATTATCAACATTGAAGGTAGCAAATTTAAATGGTAAAGGAATTTCTAATTTAGAAGGATTACAGTATGCAACTAATTTGACGTTACTTAGACTGCAAGATAATCAAATATCCGACTTGTCCCCATTAACGAATTTAAGCAAGCTTAATTACCTTATTTTAACCAATAACAAAATTCAAGATATCTCGGCTCTCTCTCATTTAGTTAATTTAAGTTTATTAAATATTGCGAGTAATGAGATAAGGGATTTAGGTCCTTTATCTAATCTAGATGAATTAGTTTATTTGTACCTAGCTGATAATAACCTTTATGATATGACTCCTGTCACAGAGATGGAGGATTTAGAGATTATTGATTTTTCTAATAATCACGTGAAAGATATTAGTCGGTTTAAAAGTTTAGCTCAGTATTTGTATGGATGGGGCCATGAACAGACTATCGATTTAGGAGAATATTCTGTGAAAAAAGGGGATACATTAAAAATAAAAAATCCTATTTTAGATTTTAATGGTCCTGTTGGAAAAGTAAATGTTGAAGATGGTTATTATGATTTGAAAACAGATGAAGTAGTATGGGAGAATATTCAAGAAAGCCAAGATCTAAAGTTTACTTTTTCAGAAATAGCCTCTTCATCTGATGGGGTAGAAATTGAGTTTGATGGAACAGTTTTTCTTCATGTTAATCTAGATTTAGGACAAACTCCCATCATAAGTGGAGCAACTGATTTAACCTTGAGTGTTGGGACCCCTTTTAATTCATTAGAAGGTGTTACAGCTTATGATGCAGAAGATGATGATTTGACATCTCAAATTCAAGTTAGGGGAATGGTAGATATTAATATAGTTGGACGATATGAACTGATTTATTCAGTGATGGATTCTAGTGGAAATACGACGACGGTTACGAGAATCATTTCGGTATTGCCATCAAGTAGTATCATCAATGAACTTCCAGTCATTCAAGCTAGGGATAAAATTATTAAAGTTGGTGATGCATTTGATCCATCAGAAGGTGTTACTGCGTATGATATTGAAGATGGAAATTTAACTTCTGAAATCAAAATTATTGAAAATAATGTGAATGCATCTGTTTCAGGTACGTATCATATCACGTATCAGGTTAGTGATCGTGATGGAGCATTGGTCACGAATTCTGTTACAATTACTGTCATGAATCAGGTTACACCCAACACAGGATTTAATAGCTGGCTCCTTCTTGGTATCGGAGTTGTATTATGTACAGGTGGAATAGTTTTA is a window of Turicibacter sanguinis DNA encoding:
- a CDS encoding M20 family metallopeptidase: MKEQLLQISEELKQRLWEMSDYIHDHPELGNQEFEAVNTLTSFLKEHNFSVEVGVAGLETAFTAVYDSKKPGLSVAYLCEYDALPDLGHGCGHNMIGVMSAGAGVLLSKIIDEVGGKVYVFGTPAEETNGAKVTMAEAGLFNEMDAVMMVHPDGYTTESGTSLAMEALQFDYTGRPSHAAASPENGINALNAVIQLFNGIDALRQHVKSDVRMHGIITNGGVAANIVPEHATAQFYIRAATKEYLAVVKEKVLNIAQGAALITGTTVEISNYELSYDDLKTNQVLSNAFNENLRQLGITDIHPAKKETGSVDIGNISNICPTIHPYIGIGDCKIVGHSQQMVDATVTSLAHERLVIAALALAYTGYDVLSESIKLK
- a CDS encoding AI-2E family transporter, with amino-acid sequence MKINWDKKYTTIAIYAFIVICFSIVFANIISKLDAFTGKMSQIMAVFQPFIIGFIIAYLINFILKFYEDRVFKKFIKGSKKSLRGVAVILSYLTASLIFYVFIQFVVPQLVESITGLVNDIPRYLYDMKVILEQTLNETDISPEYMTLINDKLTEITNWVLQLVTNLLPIIGGIVMAFASSVWNIILGIIISVYLLVDKEKFFALGKKVVVALFNDKHANIILNLANRTNLTFGKFIGGKIIDSAIIGVLTFIILTIFKMPYSLLISVIIGMTNIIPFFGPFIGAIPSAIIILFISPIKAVWFGVIILVIQQIDGNIIGPKILGDSIGISAFWILFAILVAGKLFGLVGMIIGVPMFALIYSIVKDVIEIRLSKKGLPTDTTEYL
- a CDS encoding immunoglobulin-like domain-containing protein, with amino-acid sequence MVKKSILFLFILFMTFTTISTTHAMSNDIVNIPDQSLKIALNEALGNSSESDITKKQLSTLKVANLNGKGISNLEGLQYATNLTLLRLQDNQISDLSPLTNLSKLNYLILTNNKIQDISALSHLVNLSLLNIASNEIRDLGPLSNLDELVYLYLADNNLYDMTPVTEMEDLEIIDFSNNHVKDISRFKSLAQYLYGWGHEQTIDLGEYSVKKGDTLKIKNPILDFNGPVGKVNVEDGYYDLKTDEVVWENIQESQDLKFTFSEIASSSDGVEIEFDGTVFLHVNLDLGQTPIISGATDLTLSVGTPFNSLEGVTAYDAEDDDLTSQIQVRGMVDINIVGRYELIYSVMDSSGNTTTVTRIISVLPSSSIINELPVIQARDKIIKVGDAFDPSEGVTAYDIEDGNLTSEIKIIENNVNASVSGTYHITYQVSDRDGALVTNSVTITVMNQVTPNTGFNSWLLLGIGVVLCTGGIVLNRRKEN